The nucleotide sequence TAATTCTCCTAATTTTATTTTAATAATTAATTAAGCTGTTTGCTCTTTTTTCTCTTTAAGCGCATTTAATCCGATAGTAAAGTTTTGTATCGGTGCATTCCAAACTTGCAAAAGCATCGCAATAAGCTCATCACGAGACGGCATTTTAGAAAGAGCGACAACTTTGCTAACAGAAGCAACTTCACCATCAATGTGAGCTGTTTTAATCTTGAATAGCTCGCTATTTGACTCTTCAAATTTGGCTACTACTTTTGTAACTGCCAACTGATCTTCACCCCATACAAAAATATTTGTATCTTTAAGCTCCATACCAGATTTTCCGCAGTTATTTAAAGCGATATTTGCAAGAGTATTTTTAACTACTTGAACTTTAACGTTTAACTCTCTAGCATTATTTCTTAATGCTTCAAGTTTCTTAACGCTAAGACCTTTGTAATCGCAAACAACAATAGCATCGCTTATTTTAAACTCAGCTTCAAGGTTTGAGATAATCTCGGCTTTTTCATTTCTAGTCACTTTTTTCTCCTTTCCGACCGGCGATTTCAAGCAGAGAGAGCTACTATAAGCTCAATTAAGCGAAAAACGCCTCGGCTATCTCCAATCTAAGATATAAATTTAAATTATTTAAGATCCATAAGTTCTTGTGGCTCAAGAGCTATTGATGGACTCATTGTTAATGACAACGCAGCAGATTTGATATATCTACCTTTTGAAGCTGCTGGTTTATGTTTATTTATCATCTTAATAAAAGTTGATATATTGTCATTTAGCTGATCTTTGCTAAAGCTTACTTTACCAAGTCCAGCATGTATATTTCCTTGTTTATCAACACGGAAATTTACTTGTCCGCCTTTTGCATTTTTCACAGCTTGTGCAACATCCATTGTAACTGTACCAGTTTTTGGATTTGGCATAAGACCTTTTGGTCCAAGCAAACGACCTATTTTACCTACTAATCCCATTAAATTTGGTGTAGCTATAAGAACATCAAAATTTATAACGCCTTTTGCTATCTCATCTACAAAATCTTCAGCACCGACTATATCGGCACCTGCAGCTTTAGCCTCATCAGCTTTAGCGTCTTTTGCTATAACAGCTACTCTTACGGTTTTACCAGTACCGGCTGGAAGCACAACTGAGCCTCTAACCATCTGATCTGCATGTCTTGGATCAACATTAAGCTTAAGAGCTATTTCAACTGTTTCATCAAATTTAGCAGAAGCTAAAGTTTTAACTGTGCTTACTGCTTCATCAAGAGTATATATTTTAGCAGAATCTACTTTTTTAAGTAACTCTGAAAATCTTTTAGTAACTTTTTTTGACATCAATTTCTCCGCATTTTTAAAGTGCTACCACTAATGTTTAAAATCCCAGCGGTATAGGATTAATCAACTACAGTAATTCCCATAGAACGAGCCGAACCAGAAATTATCTTAGCTGCTTGCTCTTTATTTTTTGTATTCATATCTACAATTTTTTTATCAACAATCTCAAGAATTTGAGCTTTTGTTAATTGACCAACTTTGTTTTTAAGCGGATTATCCGCACCTTTTGTGATACCAGCAGCTTTTTTAATAAGATCTGTAGCAGGTGGCTGTTTTGTAATAAAAGTAAAGCTTTTATCTGCATAAACTGTAATAACAACTGGAATGTTATATCCAGCCATATCTTTTGTTCTCTCATTAAATGCTTTACAAAACTCCATTATATTTACACCTTGTTGACCAAGAGCTGGACCAACTGGTGGGCTTGGATTTGCTTTTGTAGCTGCAATTTGTAATTTGATTTCGCCTACAACTTTTTTAGCCATAAACTTTCTCCTTAAACTTATACTATCTTTTCAACTTGTGAATATAAAATCTCAACTGGAGTGCTTCTACCAAATATCGAAACATTCAAACGAAGCTTACCATGAACCATATCATACTCTTCAACCGTTCCATTAAAGTTAGCAAACGGACCTTCGGTAACACGAACAACCTCACCTGTTTCAAATGAAATTTTAGGTTTTGGAGCTGCTCTTTTATTGACTTTTTCTAATATCAAATTGATATCTTTATCACTTAAAGGCGTTGGTTTCTTAGACTCACCTATGAAGCGACCGACTTTAGGAAGAGATTGAATTTTATGCCAAAGTGCTGTGTCTAGATCTAAATGTGCAAAAGCATATCCAGGATAAAGACTTCTTTCATTGATCTTCTGTTTTCCGTTTTTTATCTCAATCACATCTTCAGTAGGAACAACAACTTCTAAAAGCTGCTCTTCTATACCATGATCAACGACTAAATTTTCAATCGCTCTTTTGACACTCATCTCACTACCAGCATAGGTTTGAATAGCATACCATTTATGTGCCATTTTGCATCCTTATGCAAGTTTTGATACAGTAAATGACATTATTAAATCAACCAAAGCCAAAAATAGAGAAACTATCGCTACAACAGCAAAAACTGTTATAAACGCATTTCTAATCTGTTCTTTGGTAGGAAAAATAACCTTGCCAATTTCTGCTCGTGATAATTTAAAATAACTTATAAATTTTTCCATATCTAACCTTTTGTGGCAGGGCAGGAGGGATTCGAACCCCCAACCATCGGATTTGGAATCCGGCGCTCTACCGTTGGAGCTACTGCCCTAATGGCATACAGTAAAGAAGAATGCCTTATTTAAGCTTAACTTCTTTATGAACTGTATGTTTTTTTAATCTTGGGCAATATTTTTTAAGTTCCAACTTTTCAGTTGTTTTTTTACTGTTTTTAGTTGTTGTGTAATTTATATCATTACATTCAGCACACTTCAAACCTATTTTAACTCTATTTGCACTTGCCATTTAATTTCCCTTTTATATTAAATGCGAGCCAAAGCTCGCAATTAAAATTAAGCTATTATCTTAGAAACAACACCTGAACCAACAGTTCTACCACCCTCGCGGATAGCAAATCTTGTACCATCTTCAAGAGCAACTGGGTTGATTAATTCAACAGTGATTTTTAAGTTATCACCAGGCATAACCATCTCAGTACCTTCTGGAAGAGTGATTGATCCAGTAACGTCTGTTGTTCTTACATAGAATTGTGGTCTATAGTTGTTAAAGAATGGAGTATGTCTACCACCCTCTTCTTTAGTCAAGATATAAACCTCTCCCTCAAATTTAGTATGAGGAGTGATTGATTTTGGCTTACAAAGAACCATACCTCTTTCAACGTCTTCTTTCTTTGTACCACGTAAAAGAACACCAACGTTATCACCAGCCTCACCTTGATCCATTTCTTTTCTAAACATCTCAACGCCAGTAACTGTTGTAGTTTGTGTATCTCTAATACCAACGATTTCGATAGTATCACCAACTTTAACAATACCTTTTTCAATTCTACCAGTAACAACCGTACCACGACCAGAAATTGAGAATACATCTTCAATCGGCATCAAGAAATCTTTATCAGTAGCACGAACTGGAGTTGGTATATAGCTATCAACAGCAGCCATAAGATCCATGATCTTAGCTGACCAATCACCATCATTACCAGCTTTAGCCTCTTCAAGAGCTTGAAGTGCTGATCCGCTTATAATAGGAGTATCATCACCAGGGAAGTCATATTCGCTTAATAGCTCTCTGATCTCCATTTCAACTAACTCTAACAACTCTGCATCATCAACCATATCAGCTTTGTTCATAAAAACAACTATATATGGAACACCAACTTGGCGAGATAGCAAAATGTGCTCTCTGGTTTGTGGCATTGGACCATCAGCTGCAGAAACAACTAATATAGCACCGTCCATTTGAGCAGCACCTGTAATCATATTTTTAACATAATCGGCGTGTCCTGGGCAATCAACGTGCGCATAGTGGCGATTTTCTGTTTCATATTCAATGTGAGAAGTGGCAATTGTAATACCTCTCTCTTTTTCTTCTGGAGCGTTATCGATATTATCATAATCTTTAAGCTCAGCAAGACCTTTTCTTGAAAGAACAGCAGAAATAGCAGCTGTTAGAGTTGTTTTACCGTGGTCAACGTGACCAATAGTACCGATATTTACGTGTGGCTTATTACGTGAAAATTTTTCCTTAGCCATTGTATCCTCCGTTATAAATTTTAACTTTTAAAATTTAAAGTTTGTATATCATGTATTTCTTATTTTAACTTTTATGGAGCTCATAGTGGGACTTGAACCCACGACCTCTTCCTTACCAAGGAAGTGCTCTACCTCTGAGCCATATGAGCGTTTCTAAATAAGAAACTTCGCGTGGCAAAACAGAGTTGTACAAAAATAATACAAACACCAATAACTTAATCAACTAGAATAACTGTATAATTTAAAGAATAGTAAATTAGAATACAGCTCCCAGTCAAAATCCAAAATGGAGCGGGAAACGGGACTCGAACCCGCGACCCTCAGCTTGGAAGGCTGATGCTCTAGCCAACTGAGCTACTCCCGCAATAGCAATGGTGGTGAGACGTGGATTCGAACCACGGAAGACAAAGTCAGCAGATTTACAGTCTGCCCTCGTTGGCCGCTTGAGTATCTCACCTTAAATAAAATTTTTTGATTGCTATAAAATATCTGGTCAAACACTGTTAAAATAAATGGAGCTGGTGAACGGAGTCGAACCGCCGACCTACTGCTTACAAGGCAGTTGCTCTACCAACTGAGCTACACCAGCACCCTTAACTTGTGAGCTGGAATTATATCTTATTTTTTACACTATGTCAAGAGTTTTTAACAAATTTAATAAAAATCGGTTGAGATATTAAAAATATTATTTTTCAAATTTAATAGTTATAAATTTAGGTAGTAAGAACGCAGCACTGGATATAGATCCAAATTTTAAGCAGCCCAATTAATTATTAGGCTGCAACTTAAATTTAATTTATAACTCCGCAAACAAGTCTAGCACCGCCTCCGCCTAAAGGTTTTGGGCTATCGCTATGATTATCCGCACCTAAATGAACCATTAAAGAGTGCCCTTTTAGCTCATTTATATTTTTAATTTTTGTTGATAAAACAGGATAATTTGCATCTCCGTTTGCATCTACATATAGAGCAGGAAGATCTCCTTTGTGACCATCATTATCCCAATAAAATGAGTGTTTGCCTGTATTTTGAGGATCCCAGTGACCACCAGCTTTCATACCAAGTCCTTTATCGCTAGATCCGCAATCTGGATTTACATGAACGTGAAACCCATGCATACCAGGTGCAGATAATCCAGAAAGTCTAGGAAAAAATGCAACGCCATCTGCTGTATTTATAGCTATGACTTCGCCAACGCTTTTATCTCCATCTGTACTAAGAGCATTCATTTTAATAACAATGTGATCTACGGATTTTGGATCAAAGTTATTTAATGCAGAGCTTTGCTCGCCATGAGTTGCACCAAATAAAGTGGCAGCTAAAAGTGTGCTAATAAAACCTATTTTATTCATATATCTCCTTTAGTTTTAAAACGTAAGAAAATTTTAACAGTAATTATTAAACAGAGAATAAATTAACGATATACTAAAACTAATTAAACTATAATTTTTGTTGATTGATATAAATGAGTATTAAAGTAGTGGCGGACAGAGAGGGATTTGAACCCTCGAAGCCCGATTAAGACTTGCACCCTTAGCAGGGGTGTGGTTTCAGCCGCTCACCCATCTGTCCATAAAAAGTGAAATGAAATTATACTTTTTAATTCCTTATATTATGCTTAATTTAGCTTTAAATTATATTATATAAGATTTTTTCGGTAATTTCTCTTGGATTTTTAGATTGATATATAGGTCGTCCTACAACTATAAAATCCGATTTATTACTCATCGCTGTTTTTAAATTTGCCACTCTTTTTTGATCATCATTTGACTCGCCAAAAGGTCTGATTCCTGGAGTAAGAGTAAGAAAATCACTACTAGTAGCATTTTTTATATCTAAACTCTCATAGACCGAGCATACCATTCCATCAAGACCGCACTCATAAGAAATCTTTGAAAATTTAACTACACTCTCTTTGATATGCGCCGTATAAATCTCGCTAAAACCCTCTTCATCAAAACTAGTTAGAGCAGAAACTGCCAATACCAAAGGACGATTATTTAATTTCGATAACCTTTGCATAACGCTATTCATAGCGACTCTTCCGGCACTTGCGTGGATATTTATCATATCTGCGCCTATTTGCGAGATAACCTCACAAGCATCAGCCATGGTATTTGGTATATCATGTACTTTAAGATCTAAAAATATCTTAAAATTATCTACATTTTTGAGCTCATCTATAAATTTAAAACCGTCTCTTAAATAAGCTCTAAGTCCAACTTTAAGCCATACATCAAGACCTTTTAACTCTCTTGCAACTCTTAAGCACTCATCAGAGTTTGCAAGATCTAATGCTACGCATAATTTCATTATTTCACCTTACTTATAGCATCAAGTACGCCATTTATAAATCTTGTAGATGAATCCGAGCCAAGCTCATTTGCCAACAAAATTGCTTCATTGATAACTATCGCACTTTGAGTATTAGTAAATTTAATCTCATAAGCTCCAAGCCTTAGTATAGCTCGCTCCACGCTTCCTATCTCGTCCAACTTCCATTTTCCAAGATGGATATTTAGAGCTTCATCTATCAAGTCTAAGTTTTGCAAAACACCATTATAAAGCTCTAAAGTGAAATTTTTTTGATCGTTTCTTATCTTTTTTTCTTCCAAAAATTCCTCAGCAAACTCGTCCATCTCGCTACCCATTTCATTTGCATAAAGTAGGCTCACAACACTTTGTCTTACTTGATGTCTAGTTGCCATATGAGACCTTTATATTTTTATATAAATTTAAAAGTTCAACCACTCCAGTCATCGCTTCAAAGCCTTTGTTTCCAGCTTTGCTACCTGCTCTTTCGATTGCTTGTTCGATGCTATCTACAGTCAAAACACCAAAAGTTACTGGCTTACCATACTTTAAAGTCACGTTTGCTATACCTTTTGTAGTTTCAGCACTTACGTAGTCAAAATGCGGAGTGCTTCCTCTTATCACAGCTCCAACACAGCAAACTGCGTCCCATTTTCCGCTACTTAAAACTTTTTCTAACGCCATAGGTATCTCAAATGCACCAGGAACCAAGATAAGATCCAAGTTCTCTTCTTTTCCGCCGTGTCTTAAAAAGGCGTCTTTTGCACCTTCAACTAGCCTATCTGTGATTATGTGGTTAAATCTTGCATTTATGATAGCGACTTTCTCATTGCCTTTTAAACTCAAATTTCCTTCTATTATATTCATTTTTTCTCCTTATATTATCTTTAACATTATAACACTAAAAATTATCAAAAATAGATAAAATAACTTTTTAAAGCCCAACTTTTCTTTATTTATAAAAACACCAACTCCAACAGCGCCTATAGCTCCTATACCTGTCCAAATAGCGTAGCTCACGGACATTGATAAGCTTTGCATAGCAAATCTAAGCAGACTAAGAGAGCAAGCAAACGTGATGACGATAAATAAGAAATTTATTATCTTTTTGATACCGCTAGAATGCCCATATTTGTTTAAAAAAACAACACCCAAAACTTCAAATCCGCCGGCTAGAATAAGAGCTAAGAAATGTATCAATTTTTTACGCCCTTGATCCCTAAAACTCCAACTAAAAGCGTAGCTATAAAAAACAATCTTAGATAATCAACGCTATTTCCATTAAAATAATCGGTCAAAATTTCAGCACTTACTATAAATAAAGTTCCAAAACCTATAAATAAAGTATAAGCAACGCTTGCCAAAAGGTACTTAAACGCACTCATAAACGAGAAAAAACTTACGCAGATGAAGCAGATAGTTATGAGATACTCCAAATTTGAATCCGCATGTTTTAGCCCATAAGCCCATCCGCATTCAAAAATCGCACCTAATAAAACGAAAAATAGACCTTTGTTCATTAAGACACAATTTCCCTGATACGTTTTATCTCTTCTATGTTTTTTTCTAATGCTTCAAGAGTGAGCATATTAGCTCCATCGCAAAGTGCCTCACAAGGATTTATGTGAGTTTCATAGAAAAATCCCTCTACTCCAACAGCTGCCGCGGCTCTTGCTAAGTACGGTACAAATCTGCTGTCTCCTCCACTAGTAGCGCCGTTTGCACTAGGCATTTGTACGCTATGAGTCGCATCAAAGATCACAGGAGCGAATTCTTTCATAACGACTAAACTTCTCATATCTACGACCAAATTTCCATAGCCAAACGTACTTCCTCTTTCACAAAGATACACTCCGTTTTGTTTTGCGATATCATAACCAAACTCACTAATTCCTCGTGTCTCAAGCACTTTTTTAACGCTATGTTTCATAGCGTCTGGAGCTAAAAATTGACCTTTTTTGATATTTACCATAGCTTTTGTCTTTGCAGCAGCTACTAAAAGATCTGTTTGGCGACACAAAAAAGCTGGAATTTGTAAAGCATCTGCGACCTCGGCAACTGGCGTTGCTTGATAGCTCTCGTGAATATCTGTTAAAATCTTAAATCCAAATTCCTTTTTAACATCACCAAGTATCTTTAGTCCATCTTCAAGCCCAGGTCCCCTAAAACTACTTATGCTAGTACGATTTGCTTTATCAAAACTAGATTTAAAATAAAAATCTATCCAGCCCATTTCGTTAAATTTAGCCAATT is from Campylobacter fetus subsp. testudinum 03-427 and encodes:
- the rplJ gene encoding 50S ribosomal protein L10 (Pfam match to PF00466.16 Ribosomal_L10), coding for MTRNEKAEIISNLEAEFKISDAIVVCDYKGLSVKKLEALRNNARELNVKVQVVKNTLANIALNNCGKSGMELKDTNIFVWGEDQLAVTKVVAKFEESNSELFKIKTAHIDGEVASVSKVVALSKMPSRDELIAMLLQVWNAPIQNFTIGLNALKEKKEQTA
- the rplA gene encoding 50S ribosomal protein L1 (Pfam match to PF00687.17 Ribosomal_L1) encodes the protein MSKKVTKRFSELLKKVDSAKIYTLDEAVSTVKTLASAKFDETVEIALKLNVDPRHADQMVRGSVVLPAGTGKTVRVAVIAKDAKADEAKAAGADIVGAEDFVDEIAKGVINFDVLIATPNLMGLVGKIGRLLGPKGLMPNPKTGTVTMDVAQAVKNAKGGQVNFRVDKQGNIHAGLGKVSFSKDQLNDNISTFIKMINKHKPAASKGRYIKSAALSLTMSPSIALEPQELMDLK
- the rplK gene encoding 50S ribosomal protein L11 (Pfam matches to PF03946.10 Ribosomal_L11_N, and to PF00298.15 Ribosomal_L11), whose translation is MAKKVVGEIKLQIAATKANPSPPVGPALGQQGVNIMEFCKAFNERTKDMAGYNIPVVITVYADKSFTFITKQPPATDLIKKAAGITKGADNPLKNKVGQLTKAQILEIVDKKIVDMNTKNKEQAAKIISGSARSMGITVVD
- the nusG gene encoding transcription antitermination protein (Pfam matches to PF02357.15 NusG, and to PF00467.25 KOW); translation: MAHKWYAIQTYAGSEMSVKRAIENLVVDHGIEEQLLEVVVPTEDVIEIKNGKQKINERSLYPGYAFAHLDLDTALWHKIQSLPKVGRFIGESKKPTPLSDKDINLILEKVNKRAAPKPKISFETGEVVRVTEGPFANFNGTVEEYDMVHGKLRLNVSIFGRSTPVEILYSQVEKIV
- the secE gene encoding preprotein translocase SecYEG, SecE subunit (Pfam match to PF00584.16 SecE); this encodes MEKFISYFKLSRAEIGKVIFPTKEQIRNAFITVFAVVAIVSLFLALVDLIMSFTVSKLA
- the rpmG gene encoding 50S ribosomal protein L33 (Pfam match to PF00471.16 Ribosomal_L33) — encoded protein: MASANRVKIGLKCAECNDINYTTTKNSKKTTEKLELKKYCPRLKKHTVHKEVKLK
- the tuf gene encoding translation elongation factor Tu (Pfam matches to PF00009.23 GTP_EFTU, and to PF03143.13 GTP_EFTU_D3, and to PF03144.21 GTP_EFTU_D2); amino-acid sequence: MAKEKFSRNKPHVNIGTIGHVDHGKTTLTAAISAVLSRKGLAELKDYDNIDNAPEEKERGITIATSHIEYETENRHYAHVDCPGHADYVKNMITGAAQMDGAILVVSAADGPMPQTREHILLSRQVGVPYIVVFMNKADMVDDAELLELVEMEIRELLSEYDFPGDDTPIISGSALQALEEAKAGNDGDWSAKIMDLMAAVDSYIPTPVRATDKDFLMPIEDVFSISGRGTVVTGRIEKGIVKVGDTIEIVGIRDTQTTTVTGVEMFRKEMDQGEAGDNVGVLLRGTKKEDVERGMVLCKPKSITPHTKFEGEVYILTKEEGGRHTPFFNNYRPQFYVRTTDVTGSITLPEGTEMVMPGDNLKITVELINPVALEDGTRFAIREGGRTVGSGVVSKIIA
- the sodC gene encoding superoxide dismutase (Cu/Zn) (Pfam match to PF00080.16 Sod_Cu) encodes the protein MNKIGFISTLLAATLFGATHGEQSSALNNFDPKSVDHIVIKMNALSTDGDKSVGEVIAINTADGVAFFPRLSGLSAPGMHGFHVHVNPDCGSSDKGLGMKAGGHWDPQNTGKHSFYWDNDGHKGDLPALYVDANGDANYPVLSTKIKNINELKGHSLMVHLGADNHSDSPKPLGGGGARLVCGVIN
- the pyrF gene encoding orotidine-5'-phosphate decarboxylase (Pfam match to PF00215.20 OMPdecase), whose amino-acid sequence is MKLCVALDLANSDECLRVARELKGLDVWLKVGLRAYLRDGFKFIDELKNVDNFKIFLDLKVHDIPNTMADACEVISQIGADMINIHASAGRVAMNSVMQRLSKLNNRPLVLAVSALTSFDEEGFSEIYTAHIKESVVKFSKISYECGLDGMVCSVYESLDIKNATSSDFLTLTPGIRPFGESNDDQKRVANLKTAMSNKSDFIVVGRPIYQSKNPREITEKILYNII
- the nusB gene encoding transcription antitermination protein (Pfam match to PF01029.14 NusB), whose product is MATRHQVRQSVVSLLYANEMGSEMDEFAEEFLEEKKIRNDQKNFTLELYNGVLQNLDLIDEALNIHLGKWKLDEIGSVERAILRLGAYEIKFTNTQSAIVINEAILLANELGSDSSTRFINGVLDAISKVK
- the ribH gene encoding 6,7-dimethyl-8-ribityllumazine synthase (riboflavin synthase, beta subunit) (Pfam match to PF00885.15 DMRL_synthase); this translates as MNIIEGNLSLKGNEKVAIINARFNHIITDRLVEGAKDAFLRHGGKEENLDLILVPGAFEIPMALEKVLSSGKWDAVCCVGAVIRGSTPHFDYVSAETTKGIANVTLKYGKPVTFGVLTVDSIEQAIERAGSKAGNKGFEAMTGVVELLNLYKNIKVSYGN
- a CDS encoding multidrug efflux system protein, EmrE family (Pfam match to PF00893.15 Multi_Drug_Res), with product MIHFLALILAGGFEVLGVVFLNKYGHSSGIKKIINFLFIVITFACSLSLLRFAMQSLSMSVSYAIWTGIGAIGAVGVGVFINKEKLGFKKLFYLFLIIFSVIMLKII
- a CDS encoding multidrug efflux system protein, EmrE family (Pfam match to PF00893.15 Multi_Drug_Res), whose amino-acid sequence is MNKGLFFVLLGAIFECGWAYGLKHADSNLEYLITICFICVSFFSFMSAFKYLLASVAYTLFIGFGTLFIVSAEILTDYFNGNSVDYLRLFFIATLLVGVLGIKGVKN
- the kdsA gene encoding 3-deoxy-D-manno-octulosonate 8-phosphate synthase (Pfam match to PF00793.16 DAHP_synth_1); translated protein: MVLIAGPCVIESRDLVFKVASKLAKFNEMGWIDFYFKSSFDKANRTSISSFRGPGLEDGLKILGDVKKEFGFKILTDIHESYQATPVAEVADALQIPAFLCRQTDLLVAAAKTKAMVNIKKGQFLAPDAMKHSVKKVLETRGISEFGYDIAKQNGVYLCERGSTFGYGNLVVDMRSLVVMKEFAPVIFDATHSVQMPSANGATSGGDSRFVPYLARAAAAVGVEGFFYETHINPCEALCDGANMLTLEALEKNIEEIKRIREIVS